In Oryza brachyantha chromosome 1, ObraRS2, whole genome shotgun sequence, the following are encoded in one genomic region:
- the LOC102704580 gene encoding uncharacterized protein LOC102704580, whose translation MLGIQKRRVQLLLFIVGILALSMTAERSRELVGKEAASKSGQFTLTNCFDMGPGSVACAAKEGVKLYVYNLQTAHTERARRRAVEGALADAARDGVPHAEAARRAHRVGATAAKLAGRQAERVLGPVVSSGWDLFEAMYLGGSMTEGFLRGTGTLFGTYVGGFHGDDRMGKLGYLAGSHLGSWAGGRIGLMVYDVVSGLNYMLRLVRRE comes from the exons aTGCTGGGCATCCAGAAGCGGCGGGTCCAGCTGCTGCTCTTCATCGTGGGCATCCTCGCCCTCAGCATGACCG CCGAGAGATCCAGGGAGCTCGTCGGAAAGGAGGCCGCGTCGAAGAGCGGGCAGTTCACGCTCACCAACTGCTTCGACATGGGCCCCGGCAGCGTCGCGTGCGCGGCGAAGGAGGGCGTCAAGCTGTACGTCTACAACCTCCAGACCGCGCACACGGAGagggcccgccgccgcgccgtcgagggcgcactcgccgacgccgcgagGGACGGCGTGCCCCACGCGGAGGCGGCCAGGCGAGCCCACCGGGTCGGCGCGACGGCCGCGAAGCTGGCCGGTCGGCAGGCCGAGAGGGTGCTGGGCCCGGTGGTCTCCTCCGGCTGGGACCTGTTCGAGGCCATGTACCTGGGCGGGAGCATGACGGAGGGCTTCCTCCGAGGCACGGGCACCTTGTTCGGGACATACGTGGGCGGTTTCCATGGCGACGACAGGATGGGGAAGCTGGGTTACCTCGCCGGGAGCCATCTCGGCAGCTGGGCTGGTGGAAGGATCGGGCTGATGGTGTACGACGTCGTGAGTGGCCTCAACTACATGCTTCGGCTTGTCAGGCGAGAGTAG
- the LOC121053305 gene encoding uncharacterized protein LOC121053305, whose protein sequence is MAEEDTLALSLVSQRSPGTAVEAESERPATGDAERARRRTMSRLYAELGALLPNLPPGASTTQIVEEATACVRELREKTAELEAYSAVAAALDGADVVASGQTCCFAVRLRAARPGALTRVLEVFQRHGVPVLAATVARHGEETAVTVTAAAATHRVLETIKAEIICAV, encoded by the exons ATGGCCGAGGAGGACACCCTGGCGCTATCTCTCGTCAGCCAGCGCTCGCCGGGGACGGCCGTGGAGGCGGAGTCcgagcggccggcgacgggggacgccgagcgcgcgcgccgccggaccATGTCCAGGCTCTACGCCGAGCTGGGCGCGCTGCTCCCCAACCTCCCCCCGGGC GCGTCGACGACGCAGATCGTGGAGGAGGCCACCGCGTGCGTGCGGGAGCTGCGGGAGAAGACGGCGGAGCTCGAGGCGTACAGCGCTGTGGCGGCCGCgctcgacggcgccgacgtcgtcgcgtCCGGGCAGACGTGCTGCTTCGCCGTTCGGCTGCGGGCGGCCAGGCCGGGGGCGCTGACGCGCGTGCTCGAGGTGTTCCAGCGGCACGGCGTtcccgtcctcgccgccaccgtggcaCGCCACGGCGAGGAGACCGCGGTCACCgtcaccgcggcggcggcgacgcatcGAGTCCTGGAGACGATCAAGGCGGAGATCATCTGCGCCGTTTGA
- the LOC102704857 gene encoding uncharacterized protein LOC102704857, whose translation MDVRRLHKPCKHPSTDHHHKNNLHHQARKKLGREGHGGEASPGPGCVVVGRPGRGGGGRAGRSRGGREQDRQDMIGECKKYEGWPAEPKVEPSEACCAVWQRANIPCLCAGVTEEKEKVWCMEKVVYVAKFCKKPLQPGYQCGSYTVPPVLGQ comes from the exons ATGGACGTACGTCGCCTACATAAACCCTGCAAGCATCCCAGTACTGATCACCACCACAAAAACAACTTGCATCACCAAGCAAGAAAGAAGCTAGGGAGAGAGGGgcatggcggcgaggcgagcccTGGTCCTGGGTGCGTCGTTGTTGGTCGGCctggccgtggcggcggcggccgtgcggGCCGATCCCGGGGCGGGCGCGAGCAGGACCGGCAGGACATGATCGGGGAGTGCAAGAAGTACGAGGGGTGGCCGGCGGAGCCCAAGGTGGAGCCGTCGGAGGCGTGCTGCGCCGTGTGGCAGAGGGCCAACATCCCCTGCCTCTGCGCCGGCGTCaccgaggagaaggagaaggtgtGGTGCATGGAGAAGGTCGTCTACGTCGCCAAGTTCTGCAAGAAGCCCCTCCAGCCTGGCTACCAGTGCGGAA GCTACACCGTTCCTCCGGTCCTGGGGCAGTAA
- the LOC107304850 gene encoding zinc finger BED domain-containing protein RICESLEEPER 4-like codes for MDEMVPDPLISNDNVMMNGHGYTNMVHSNEMPHANELVVRDETKPTAGPRGQKRKSAIWEHFTLVDVSEGCKRASCIHCDQSLAYSSGSKNSGTSHLTRHIAEWCRGLKDQQKSRRYRYSISNANAPFDQERSYSQLAKMIILNDYPLHIVQQPAFLSFVDSIQPSFKMVNIDTMEAEVYAIYHRERDNLQQALGNIPGRIGLTVGSVTTSQTLGYISVAAQFFDSEWRLHRRMLNFMMAPWPNSEDAVSKVITKGLSGWNMEDKLFTITLEHDCSSHDIYSANLINHLSGDNVLMLKGQLFVVRCYANILNAVAHDVLASAHNVVYLIRESMKFIKADSAHERRFVEIAHQLKISGDNILCLDVTTEWNTTYLMLLAALEYRQVFTLMESCYDSYSTAPSTEDWEKAKAACGFLKTMYTSAVKIITEEGNPTANIFFHEACLLQQELQDGTAHEDAVVRGMAIGAHERFDRYWKDCNVVLAIAVAMDPRFKMKIVEFTYSKIYGPTDAAKYVKVVHDAVLELYREYVAQPLPLSPVYIDPVPAADDGLPAVETLAPSSTADAGLEDFDMYLSEVTAMVQPPSKHDLELYLEEALVQRTPGFDVVRWWQGNTGRYPTLSRMARDVLAIPMSTAGVGSSVFLAGNGGGGRTLDDYRSSLQPQLVEALFCAKDWLLYSP; via the coding sequence ATGGATGAGATGGTACCAGACCCCCTGATCAGTAACGACAATGTGATGATGAATGGCCATGGCTATACCAATATGGTCCACAGCAACGAGATGCCCCATGCTAACGAGCTGGTTGTTCGTGACGAGACGAAACCAACGGCGGGTCCAAGAGGCCAGAAGAGAAAGTCGGCAATCTGGGAACACTTCACTCTTGTAGATGTCTCCGAGGGGTGCAAACGAGCAAGCTGCATTCACTGCGATCAATCCTTAGCGTACAGCTCGGGATCAAAAAATTCAGGCACTAGCCATCTCACGAGGCACATCGCGGAATGGTGTCGTGGGTTGAAAGATCAGCAGAAGAGCAGGCGCTACAGATATAGCATTAGTAATGCTAATGCTCCATTTGACCAAGAACGTAGTTACTCACAGCTGGCGAAGATGATCATTCTGAATGACTACCCACTTCACATTGTTCAGCAGCCAGCCTTCCTATCTTTCGTTGACAGCATCCAGCCCAGTTTCAAGATGGTCAATATTGATACAATGGAGGCAGAGGTGTATGCTATTTATCACAGGGAAAGGGATAACCTGCAGCAGGCGCTTGGAAATATTCCTGGAAGGATCGGCCTCACTGTAGGGTCAGTGACTACAAGCCAAACTCTTGGGTACATCTCGGTTGCTGCCCAGTTCTTTGATTCAGAGTGGAGGCTGCACAGAAGAATGCTCAACTTCATGATGGCACCATGGCCTAACTCAGAGGACGCAGTTAGCAAAGTCATCACCAAAGGCCTTTCTGGGTGGAACATGGAGGACAAACTATTCACCATCACCTTGGAGCACGATTGCTCGTCGCACGATATCTATAGCGCAAACCTGATAAACCATCTCTCAGGTGACAACGTTCTCATGCTTAAGGGCCAGCTGTTTGTTGTGCGGTGCTATGCCAACATTCTGAATGCAGTTGCACACGATGTCCTTGCTTCGGCTCACAACGTCGTCTACCTCATCCGTGAAAGCATGAAGTTCATAAAAGCTGACAGTGCCCACGAGAGGAGGTTTGTTGAGATTGCCCATCAACTAAAGATCTCTGGTGACAATATCCTGTGCCTGGATGTTACAACCGAGTGGAACACCACTTATCTGATGCTGCTGGCTGCTCTGGAGTACAGGCAGGTGTTCACCCTGATGGAGTCCTGCTACGACAGCTACAGTACAGCGCCTTCGACGGAGGACTGGGAGAAAGCCAAGGCTGCCTGCGGTTTCTTGAAGACGATGTACACGTCTGCAGTTAAGATCATAACGGAGGAAGGAAACCCAACTGCAAACATCTTCTTCCACGAAGCATGTCTTCTTCAGCAAGAGCTCCAGGATGGCACAGCCCACGAAGATGCCGTTGTCCGTGGCATGGCCATCGGCGCCCACGAGAGATTCGACCGGTACTGGAAGGACTGCAACGTCGTCctggccatcgccgtcgccatggacCCCCGCTTCAAGATGAAGATAGTCGAGTTCACCTATTCCAAAATCTACGGCCCAACAGATGCAGCAAAGTATGTCAAGGTCGTACACGACGCTGTCCTGGAGCTCTACAGGGAGTACGTCGCGCAGCCGCTCCCGCTCTCGCCGGTCTACATCGATCCAGTGCCAGCGGCCGACGACGGCCTGCCTGCCGTCGAGACCTTAGCCCCGTCGTCGACGGCCGACGCCGGACTCGAGGATTTCGACATGTACCTGTCGGAGGTCACCGCGATGGTCCAGCCGCCCTCGAAGCACGACCTGGAGCTCTACCTGGAGGAGGCGCTCGTCCAGCGCACCCCGGGATTCGACGTCGTGAGATGGTGGCAGGGCAACACGGGCAGGTACCCGACGCTGTCGAGGATGGCACGGGACGTGTTGGCCATCCCGATGTCCACGGCCGGCGTCGGCAGCTCGGTTTTCTTAGCcgggaacggcggcggcggcaggacgCTTGACGACTACCGGAGCTCGCTGCAGCCTCAGCTCGTGGAGGCTCTTTTCTGCGCCAAGGACTGGCTCCTGTATTCGCCGTGA
- the LOC102705398 gene encoding uncharacterized protein LOC102705398, whose product MGAPPLPSWRRLLCSALLAASLLPWGTSEANEKFSEFSPRGWNSYDSFSWIVDENTYMQNAEILAEKLLPHGYEYAVIDYLWYRNYVDGAYTDSYGFDNIDEWGRPFPDLQRFPSSINDKGFSQLANKVHGMGLKFGIHIMKGISVQAVNGNTPILDIKTGKPYIEDARQWTARDIGLTDRTCAWMPHGFMSVNIDIGAGKAFLRSLYRQYADWGVDFVKVDCIFGTDYDRKEIITISELLQELDRPIILSISPGTEVTPALAKNISQYVNMYRITGDDWDNWKDVSSHFDVSSSFAAANKIGATGLRGRSWPDLDMLPFGWLTNAGVNQGPHRKCELTSDEQRTQMALWSMAKSPLMYGGDLRHLDNDTLSMITNPALLKINHYSINNMEFHHVYSERISKEDEHSSRFKPQDAVHLPKIDGVALGLTACSDDKANGWYMFSQHGKSDHICRNYGMQDDKNISFCLGKTKPLLTSDDIIIQNEEYQTKFHLAIVDSEDACLDASVSQRRRSSDIKLPMFSRCRWHAMQMWELNEKGNLISSYSRLCATVESKNKVVTTGAVARAWIATGSKGEIYLAFFNTDSMSRNITARISDLRKVLGKKFIRKDTCSCTEVWSGRNFSFVKDEISAVVNSHGSMVFEITC is encoded by the exons ATGGGAGCTCCTCCTCTGCCGTCgtggcgccgcctcctctgctccgcgctcctcgccgcgtCCCTCCTCCCTTG GGGCACTTCTGAGGctaatgaaaaattttctgAGTTTTCACCAAGAGGCTGGAATTCCTATGATTCCTTTTCATGGATAGTTGATGAAAATACATACATGCAAAATGCAGAGATCTTGGCAGAAAAATTGCTCCCTCATGGATACGAG TATGCAGTTATTGATTACCTCTGGTATCGAAACTATGTGGATGGGGCATATACAGATTCTTATGGATTTGATAACATTGATGAGTGGGGTCGGCCATTTCCTGATCTTCAAAGATTTCCATCATCTATAAATGATAAAGGGTTCAGTCAACTTGCGAACAAGGTGCATGGAATGGGCTTGAAATTCGGGATCCATATAATGAAAGGCATAAGTGTACAGGCTGTGAATGGAAACACACCCATCCTGGACATTAAAACG GGAAAACCCTACATAGAGGACGCCCGACAATGGACAGCTCGTGATATAGGTCTTACAGATAGAACATGTGCATGGATGCCACATGGATTTATGAGTGTAAATATTGATATTGGAGCTGGAAAGGCCTTCTTAAGATCCCTTTATCGACAGTATGCTGATTGGGGTGTTGATTTTG TAAAGGTTGATTGTATCTTTGGTACGGATTATGACCGAAAAGAAATCATCACTATTTCAGAG CTCCTGCAAGAGCTTGACCGCCCCATCATCCTGTCCATCTCACCAGGAACTGAAGTGACTCCGGCATTAGCCAAAAACATCAGTCAATATGTAAACATGTATAGGATAACAGGGGATGATTGGGACAACTGGAAAGATGTTAGTTCACATTTTGATGTGTCCAG TTCCTTTGCTGCTGCAAATAAAATTGGGGCCACAGGATTACGAGGAAGATCTTGGCCAGATTTAGACATGCTCCCATTTGGCTGGCTTACAAATGCAG GTGTCAATCAGGGTCCACATAGGAAATGTGAACTTACATCTGATGAACAGAGAACACAG ATGGCACTTTGGTCAATGGCCAAGTCGCCTCTAATGTATGGAGGAGATTTGAGGCATCTTGATAATGACACGTTAAGCATGATAACAAATCCTGCATTACTGAAAATAAACCATTACAGCATAAATAACATGGAG TTCCATCATGTGTACAGTGAAAGGATTTCCAAAGAAGATGAGCATTCTAGTCGTTTCAAGCCACAAGATGCTGTACACCTACCAAAGATTGATGGTGTAGCTCTTGGTCTCACTGCCTGCAGTGATGACAAAGCAAATGGATGGTATATGTTTTCACAACATGGTAAATCAGATCATATATGCAGGAACTATGGGATGCAGGATGACAAAAATATCTCATTTTGCCTGGGCAAAACGAAGCCTCTCCTAACATC GGATGATATAATCATACAAAATGAAGAATACCAGACAAAGTTTCACCTGGCAATTGTGGATAGTGAGGATGCTTGCCTAGATGCATCTGTCAGTCAACGGAGAAGATCCTCAGATATCAAGTTACCCATGTTTTCAAGGTGTAGGTGGCATGCTATGCAG ATGTGGGAGCTGAATGAGAAAGGAAACCTTATTAGCAGTTATTCAAGATTATGTGCCACAGTGGAATCCAAGAATAAAG TAGTAACTACTGGAGCAGTAGCACGTGCATGGATAGCAACTGGGAGCAAAG GAGAAATATATCTGGCGTTCTTCAACACAGACTCCATGAGCAGGAATATAACTGCGAGAATCTCAGACCTGAGAAAGGTTCTCGGTAAAAAGTTCATAAGAAAAGACACCTGCAGCTGCACTGAAGTTTGGAGCGGCAGGAATTTTAGTTTCGTGAAGGACGAGATTTCAGCGGTTGTCAATTCCCATGGTTCCATGGTGTTTGAAATCACATGTTGA
- the LOC102717841 gene encoding uncharacterized protein LOC102717841, producing the protein MITATFYADSVTGAAEMILEEYLRNTDRPYNQGGQNIYLDGWEGVGASAVLAAVAESARARRKKSTYDIVIHVDCSQWESRRALQKKIAEELKLGGSAMALFGWQDEDDDFSGIAKSSRAELADAAELIFKALKDRSFLLIFHNGSDEEVDFLELGVPVLERRNSVLWTFRGRFRLDPAIRDRVKNAHVFVRVWPESWAFAELLCQEEAAHVSSGISAALITECWLYLSLLYYNNYTFISDDQDVHACNYWVCDGIIAGDSAREIGDRLYQGMQLKYLPAKRNHYMTFNEYLDSKATRHRRWVSVMPKNSDEVENIQTIPLEATSYFLMFQRSDPPKVLPNHLFSQDNNLRVLRLSWCTFIFSSPPFTCCKHLKFILIDSCRDKDVSLTSDGYYEKKGNKWAFLQNLWVLDIRNTNWDWILSSSKMVLMVELRELYLKATGTRLHDQILLDMSCHSNLRMFRVIDSSTYLKVAVHDSLQHIKNLELLDLSGNTTLHVLPNLSGASKLKVLILDGCIGLEVVEPSTLPISLESFSFDGFGPASRWKHSLRMPDNETRPNSDNNQGHPSAISKISLEGCEQLKNVFLRGLPNLEELNLSETGIEALDLEAMLVKRLERLFLLGCEKLVRVKWRDARDPPLKLLCIDTRGKAERSMDGCCQRSHLHSQQDDAAHPSVHVVATDARLLRGFNTRNSSTVFGSEVSSQHLHLHLSATVNESPVLPRGKEEEASCRDGLVHAFPYLDVIDKALNKDGEDGCSVPSCNHLVPQDLHVEIGKGGSNLGLEQDLDGICSLIYNTQSLHIHDNSSIRIGNLGDKTDDQFRNLRWCHVTRCLKMHTVFLSNGCTLDSFMSLETLWVSHLLAAQYIWGRDLCFDEGDRAAAFSRLRCIHLHSCPRLRIVLPWSFPTMDSLETIHITYCSELRQIFPKEQGDWGRDRVARTERIEFPRLRRIHLHELPMLQDVCETPMSAPVLETIELRGCWSLKRLPVQAIHAVVDCEKELWDKLDLDHRFTRRHPRYSKNKLPRGSLLR; encoded by the exons ACATTCTATGCCGATAGCGTTACTGGGGCTGCGGAGATGATACTTGAGGAATATCTGAGGAACACCGATAGACCGTATAATCAGGGTGGGCAAAACATTTACTTGGACGGCTGGGAAGGGGTCGGCGCGTCCGCAGTCCTTGCGGCCGTAGCGGAGTCAGCCAGAGCCAGGCGCAAGAAATCTACGTATGACATAGTGATCCACGTGGATTGCTCCCAGTGGGAAAGCAGGAGAGCGCTGCAGAAGAAGATCGCCGAGGAGCTCAAGCTCGGTGGTTCCGCAATGGCCCTGTTTGGCTGGCAGGATGAGGACGATGATTTCAGCGGCATAGCCAAGAGCTCCCGAGCGGAGTTAGCTGACGCTGCAGAGCTCATCTTTAAGGCACTGAAGGACCGTAGCTTTTTGCTGATTTTTCACAACGGAAGTGACGAAGAGGTTGATTTTCTTGAACTTGGTGTTCCTGTGCTTGAGCGGAGAAACTCGGTATTGTGGACGTTCCGGGGGAGGTTTCGGCTTGATCCTGCAATCAGAGACAGAGTGAAAAATGCTCATGTTTTTGTTCGTGTATGGCCTGAATCTTGGGCCTTCGCCGAATTACTATGTCAAGAGGAGGCTGCTCATGTTAGCAGTGGGATCAGCGCAGCTCTAATTACAGAATGTTGGCTGTACTTGTCCCTTCTGTATTATAACAACTACACCTTCATTTCCGATGATCAGGATGTCCATGCCTGTAACTACTGGGTGTGCGATGGGATAATAGCAGGAGATAGTGCACGGGAGATTGGTGACAGACTTTATCAAGGGATGCAACTGAAATATCTTCCTGCAAAACGGAACCATTACATGACGTTCAATGAGTATCTTGATAGCAAAGCAACAAGGCATCGTCGATGGGTTTCAGTAATGCCCAAGAATTCAGATGAGGTGGAAAATATACAAACCATACCATTGGAAGCAACATCCTATTTTTTGATGTTCCAAAGATCTGATCCTCCGAAGGTATTGCCAAACCACTTGTTCAGCCAAGACAACAATCTTCGTGTGCTAAGACTTTCTTGGTGtacattcattttttcatccCCTCCTTTTACCTGCTGTAAGCATCTCAAATTTATTCTAATAGACAGCTGCAGAGACAAAGATGTCAGTTTAACTAGTGATGGATATTATGAGAAGAAAGGAAATAAATGGgcttttctacaaaatttatggGTTTTGGACATACGTAATACAAACTGGGACTGGATCTTATCCTCATCAAAGATGGTGCTGATGGTTGAACTCAGGGAGCTTTATCTCAAGGCCACGGGAACAAGATTGCACGATCAGATATTGCTTGATATGAGTTGTCACTCTAATCTTCGAATGTTCAGAGTGATTGATTCATCTACTTACCTGAAGGTGGCAGTACATGATTCACTCCAGCATATCAAGAATCTAGAGCTCCTTGACTTATCAGGCAACACCACCCTGCATGTTCTGCCAAATTTATCAGGGGCAAGTAAACTGAAGGTGCTCATTCTTGATGGTTGTATTGGCTTGGAAGTAGTGGAACCTAGCACTCTTCCCATATCGTTGGAGTCATTCAGTTTTGATGGATTTGGACCAGCCTCCAGGTGGAAGCACTCTCTACGGATGCCAGACAATGAGACCCGGCCAAATTCAGACAACAATCAAGGGCATCCTAGTGCAATCTCCAAGATATCACTAGAGGGATGTGAGCAACTGAAGAATGTATTCTTACGTGGACTGCCAAACCTCGAAGAGCTGAACCTGTCGGAGACAGGAATTGAAGCACTTGACCTAGAAGCTATGCTGGTCAAACGGCTTGAAAGGCTCTTCCTACTGGGCTGTGAGAAGCTTGTCAGGGTGAAATGGCGTGATGCAAGAGACCCTCCACTAAAGTTGCTCTGCATAGACACCAGAGGAAAAGCAGAGAGATCCATGGATGGTTGCTGTCAGAGATCTCATTTGCACTCCCAACAAGATGATGCAGCCCATCCGTCTGTACATGTCGTAGCTACAGATGCTAGGTTGCTTCGTGGCTTCAATACTAGAAATTCTAGCACTGTGTTTGGCAGTGAAGTTTCATCCCAGCATCTCCATTTGCATCTCTCTGCTACTGTCAACGAATCACCAGTTCTTCCAAGAGGTAAGGAGGAGGAAGCCAGTTGTAGAGATGGATTGGTTCATGCATTCCCCTACCTTGACGTCATTGACAAGGCTCTTAACAAGGATGGTGAAGATGGCTGCTCAGTGCCATCTTGCAATCATCTTGTGCCTCAGGATCTCCATGTAGAAATTGGCAAAGGAGGAAGCAATTTGGGACTCGAACAGGATCTCGATGGTATATGTTCCTTAATCTATAATACTCAATCATTGCATATTCATGACAACTCCTCCATCAGAATTGGTAACCTTGGAGACAAAACTGATGATCAATTCAGAAATCTCAGATGGTGTCATGTCACAAGGTGTCTCAAGATGCACACGGTCTTCCTCTCTAATGGTTGTACACTGGACTCCTTTATGAGCCTGGAGACGCTCTGGGTATCTCACCTGCTAGCAGCCCAGTACATCTGGGGTAGAGATTTATGTTTTGACGAAGGGGACAGAGCTGCTGCCTTTTCCCGGTTACGGTGCATACACCTGCACTCGTGCCCCAGGCTAAGAATCGTCCTCCCCTGGTCCTTCCCCACCATGGATAGCTTGGAAACCATCCACATCACGTATTGCAGTGAGCTCAGGCAGATTTTCCCAAAGGAACAAGGTGACTGGGGACGAGATCGTGTTGCTAGGACTGAGAGAATAGAATTCCCAAGGCTGAGGCGCATCCATCTCCACGAGCTCCCCATGCTGCAGGACGTGTGTGAAACACCCATGTCAGCGCCCGTGTTGGAGACCATCGAGCTCCGAGGCTGCTGGAGTCTCAAACGGCTGCCAGTGCAAGCCATCCATGCGGTGGTGGACTGCGAGAAGGAACTGTGGGACAAGCTGGACCTCGATCATCGCTTCACCCGGCGGCACCCGCGCTACAGCAAGAACAAGTTGCCCCGGGGATCGCTCCTCAG GTGA